The bacterium genome has a segment encoding these proteins:
- a CDS encoding response regulator transcription factor — MRKTKLKSGTGKIEVFIADSYPVFRFGLLAHLAVTSDMVAAGQACNGLELVAGVHGREPDVLFLDAGLKGLEGFLVLKQIKEDAPDLPVLLMAAAQDIRWLLRGIRAGASGVVSRSASLEEVELAIRRVHAGQPYMPAPLAEQLVLYYQRNESEPLDERLSPREFEVMQWLTKGLKLSEVARQLNISHQTVTTHRRHIQEKTGLRTTAEIIRYGILNGVGEPMEKA; from the coding sequence ATGAGAAAAACAAAACTGAAATCAGGCACGGGTAAAATAGAGGTGTTTATCGCCGACAGTTATCCGGTATTCCGGTTTGGACTCCTGGCGCATTTGGCCGTGACCTCCGATATGGTGGCTGCCGGGCAGGCGTGCAACGGGTTGGAACTGGTGGCGGGTGTTCACGGCCGCGAGCCGGATGTATTATTCCTGGATGCGGGCCTGAAGGGGTTGGAGGGGTTCCTGGTGTTAAAGCAGATCAAGGAAGACGCCCCGGATCTTCCCGTTTTACTGATGGCGGCCGCCCAGGATATCCGGTGGTTGTTAAGGGGGATACGTGCCGGGGCATCAGGCGTTGTTTCGCGTTCCGCCTCACTGGAGGAAGTGGAATTGGCCATCCGGCGGGTGCATGCCGGGCAACCCTATATGCCTGCGCCGCTGGCCGAACAGCTGGTCTTATACTATCAGCGCAACGAGAGTGAACCCCTGGACGAACGCCTGTCTCCCCGCGAATTCGAAGTCATGCAATGGCTGACAAAGGGGCTTAAATTGTCGGAGGTAGCCCGGCAACTTAACATCAGCCACCAGACGGTCACGACCCACCGCCGTCATATTCAGGAAAAAACCGGACTCCGGACCACCGCGGAGATCATCCGCTAT